AGTAGGTTTGCTATTTGCCCGCAGTTATTGGGTAAATAACAATACGGCTGTGGAAGACATGCTGATTCATACCTTGGAAGAAAAAGGGCTGAATGTTATACCTGTTTTTTGTTATTCTGTTAAAGATGAAGGACTAGGTACAAGAAGTTCTGGAGAAATCGTACGGGAATATTTTATGAAAGATGGTAAACCTCTAATTAATGCCATGATAAAGCTTATGTCCTTCTTTTTAGAAAGTGGGAAAAATGAATTCGATAAAAAAGAAACGGCTTGTAAAGGTGTATCTTTGTTGAAAGAATTAGGAGTACCTGTATTTGAACCGGTGGTATCTTATTACAAGACCGTTGAGGAGTGGACAAATGATCCTCAAGGCTTGAATACAGATATCTCTTGGACAATAGCCATGCCTGAATTTGAAGGTGTCATAGAACCTATATTCATTGGAGGCATAAAAAGAGAAGGCGGCGTGGAATCAAGAGAACCGATGAAAGAGAGGGTGGAGAAGCTGTCTGAGCGTGTACTCAAGTGGATAAAGCTTCAGCTTAAACCCGTCAAGAAAAGAAAAGTAGCTTTTATGCTAAATAATAACCCTTGTGCTTCAGTAGAAGCAACAGTCGGAGGAGGAGCAAACTTAGATACATTGGAAAGTGTTGCCCGTATAATAAATCAAATGAGAAAGATCGGTTATAATGTAGACCCTCCTGCTGATGGTAAAGAATTAATTGAAACGATTATGGATAGAAAAGCCATATCCGAATTCAGATGGACAACTATTGACGAGATTGTCAGCAAAGGTGGCGTTATAAAATTCATGGATGTGGATGAATATTGCCGTTGGTTTGACACATTTGAACCAATGGTTAAAAAGCGCATAACGGAGGCATGGGGCAATCCGCCGGGAGAAGAAATGAATGGTGTACCGGCAGCTATGGTATATGAGGGTAAGATTGCCATAACAGGTGTAAAATATGGAAATGCCTATGTTTGCGTGCAGCCAAAAAGAGGATGTGCAGGTTCTAGATGTGACGGTCGGGTTTGCAAAATACTGCATGACCCTGATATTCCACCTCCTCATCAATATATAGCTACTTATAAATATCTTGAAGAACAGGTTGATGTTATTGTACATGTAGGAACACATGGCAATCTTGAATGGTTACCCGGTAAGGGTGTTGCATTATCTCAAAATTGCTATCCTGATATTGCCATTGGAACTATTCCACATCTATATATCTATAATGCTGATAACCCACCTGAAGGAACCATAGCCAAAAGGAGGAGTTATGCCACACTCGTTGATCATATGCAAACCATAATGACGCAAGGAGGACTTTATGATGACCTTGCCGAGCTTGACAGATATATGGAGGAATATGAAAAGGCTAAGGTCGCAGATCCTACAAGAGCTCACATGTTGCAGCATATGATAATAGATGAAATAAAACGTACAAATCTTGACAAGCAGATACCGCTGGAAGATCCACATAATTCCTTTAAAGAAATAGCGGAAAAGGTTCATGGTCTGCTTTCAGAAATCAGAAATACGCAAATTCAAGATGGTCAGCATATATTTGGGGATATTCCTGAAGGAGAGCGCCGTGTAGAATTTATAAATTCTATCATGCGTTTTGACAGCGGAAATGAAATATCACTAAGAAAAGTAGTAGCAAGGCTTATGAAATTAGAGCTTTCTGAACTTCTCAGTGATCAAAGCAGGATTTGCCAACAATACGGAAAATCCTATGGGGCTCTTTTGGAAGATATTGATAGAGCTTCTAAAGCCTTTTTAGCTCATCTTATTGAGGGTATAGAGGTCAATGCAAATCTCGCAGGAGACATATTGAAAGAAAAATTTATTTGTGAAGAACCCCTAAAAGATCTAAATGCTCTTTTGCCCCGTGTGACAGATTTAAGTGAAAGGATTGAAGCGTCAAAAGAGATAGATGCTCTCTTATCCGGTTTTAATGGAAAATACATTCCAGCCGGACCATCGGGTTTGATTACAAGAGGCAGGGATGATATTTTGCCGACAGGCAGGAACTTTTATTCATTAGATCCTCATAGGGTTCCTACTAAAGCGGCATATGAGGTTGGAAAACGTCTTGCGGATAAAGTTATAGAAAAGCACCTTAATGAAGAAGGACGATATCCTGAAAACATAGCCGTATATTGGATGTGCAATGATATTATGTGGGCAGACGGAGAAGGTATGGGTCAAATGCTTTATTTATTAGGAGTACGTCCAAAATGGCTATCTAATGGTCGTGTTGGAGGTATTGAGGTTATTCCACTGGAAGAGCTTGGGCGTCCCAGAATTGATTTAACAATCAGGGTTTCAGGCATCACCCGTGACAATTTCCCCAACTGCGTGGAGTTGCTGGATGAGGCTGTTCAGACCGTTGCTGCTTTAAATGAGCCTGAAGACAAGAACTTTGTTCGAAAACATACCCTTTCACAATTGGAGGGGGATAAAGGGGAAGAAGCTTGGAGAAACGCCACATTAAGGATATTTGCATCTAAACCCGGTACCTATTCACCCGGTGTAAATCTTGCAGTTTATGCTTCAGCTTGGAAAGAAGAAAAGGACCTTGCCGATATCTTTGTTTACTGGAATGGATATGCGTATGGCAAGGGTACATTTGGCAAAGAGGCTTTCAAAGAACTTCAGTCAAGCCTTAAAACCGTTGATGTAACCTACAACAAGGTAGTAAGTGATGAATATGACCTTTTTGGTTGTTGCTGCTATTTTGGTACTCATGGCGGAATGACAGCAGCGGCAAGGGTGGCTTCCGGAAAGGAGGTGAAAACCTACTACGGTGATACCAGGGAGCCCGAACACGTTGAAGTGAGAACCTTAGCAGATGAAGTGAGAAGGGTTGTGAGAACTAAGCTTTTAAATCCTAAATGGATAGAAGGGCAGAAACGGCACGGTTATAAGGGGGCAGGTGATATTTCCAAGAGAGTTGGCAGGGTTTATGGCTGGGAAGCAACGACACAGGAGGTAGATGACTGGATTTTTGACGATATTACAAGGACTTTTATTCTCAATGAAGAAAACCGCCAGTTTTTCAAAGAAAACAACCCATGGGCAATGGAAGAAATAACCCGACGTCTTTTGGAGGCTCATCAGAGAGACCTATGGAAGGCTGATCCTGAAGTGCTTGAAGGTCTGAAGCAAACCTATCTTGAGGTAGAGGGATGGTTGGAAGAAAACATGGGCGATGTAAAGGGAGAGTTTCAAGGTGGCGCTATCGATATCCTCACGGCAGAAGAGGTAGCTGACTGGGGGGGCTAAGATGAAAGAAGTAAAAGCAAAGCTTGGGGAATAAAATTAAAACTTTAAGGAGGATTTTGAATGAAAAGGAAGATTTGCTTTTTAATGATTTTTGTTCTGTTAATGACATTGTTTCCTGCTTTTGGACTTGCAGATACAGCCAAGTCACAGGAAACACAGGTTTATCTAAACGGGATAAAGATAAATACAGGAGATGTTTCACCATTTATAGAAAATGGGCGAACAATGGTGCCTGTAAGGCTTTTTTCCGAGAATCTCGGTGCAGATGTAAAATGGGATGATGCTGCACAAACTGTGACAATACAAGGTCAAGATGTCAGTGTGAAATTAACCATTGGCAAAAATGAAGCTGTTGTAAACGGCAAAAACAAAATCCTTGATGTTGCACCTGTGGTTTTATCGGGCAGGACAATCGTTCCATTGAGATTTATAGTGGAAGCCTTTGGTGCTGATGTAAAGTGGGATGATGCGGCATTTAAGGCGGTAGTGACTTGGAATGTTAAAATCAAGGATTCTACAGGAAATAATGTAACAGTACCTGCAGGTTTAAACAGAATAGTGGTTTTAAATACCGATGCGGCAGAGGCACTTCGCATATTACAGATTCCAGACGATTTCATAGTAGGTGTAAGTGATACCGTCCAAACAGACCCCTATATTGGTTTGAATAATAAACAAAATATCGGAAAATGGCAAACACCTACTATTGAAAAAATCATGTCAGTAAAGCCTCAGGCAGTTATTACCTATGGAAGGTAGCCTGACAAAACATTGGAAGATAATTTAAAACCTGCCGGTATCAAGGTTATAAGGCTTGACCTTTATAAACCCGAGACATATGACAATGACCTTAAAACATTGGCTAAAATATTCGGAAGGGTAAAGACAGCAGATGAGTTTATACAATGGAAAGCAGAGAAAATAGCACTTGTAGCTGATAGGGTAAAGGATTTGAAGCCGGAAAACAAGGTTAAGGTGTTTGGAATTTGGAATAGCTCTTTAACAGGAACAACATGGAAAACATTTGCCCAAAATACTTCTATACACCAAGGATTAGAAGCAGCCGGTGGGATAAATGTTGCCCGTGATATGAAGGATTACCCACAAATAAACCCCGAATGGATTTTAGATAAAAATCCTGATATAATAGTTATAGGCACATATGATAAAGATGTGCTTGGATATGCGGTTAAAGATAATACAAATGCTGCAAAATTAAGAGATAGTGCTATAACTAATGCAGTTTTAAGCAAAACTAATGCCGGTAAAAATAAGAAGATTTATATTATTAATACAAAGCTATTTGGTGGCTGCAAAACATATCTGGGAACTTTCTATCTTGCCAAATGGATGTATCCTGATCGCTTTAAGGATGTCAACCCCGATCAGGTATTAAAGGAGTATTTTGAAAAATGGCTTGGGATACCATTTAAAGGCGTATGGGCTTACCCTGCTCCTTAAAGGTATACCAAAAAGAGGCGAGGGTGTTTTTGTGTTAAAATATCAAAAAATCAGTATAAAATTAATATTTGTTTTTGTTCTTGCAAGTATAATTTGTGCTAAACCATTAGTATCA
This is a stretch of genomic DNA from Aceticella autotrophica. It encodes these proteins:
- the cobN gene encoding cobaltochelatase subunit CobN produces the protein MKKVTAVVWHSHATPIRKAGEKVKEALDVKVYSARFLEEGKEDIEEVYKEMETSDLIFFYRSSEESIWAELEAKAKDLNKPIVCSSFDPTFWSMSNVDFSIPAKCYSYITQGGNENFVQMLLMLASEILHENVDYADPKIYPWEGIYHPEAKKSFSSTVEYFSWYKNYRENAVKDKAFSELPAVGLLFARSYWVNNNTAVEDMLIHTLEEKGLNVIPVFCYSVKDEGLGTRSSGEIVREYFMKDGKPLINAMIKLMSFFLESGKNEFDKKETACKGVSLLKELGVPVFEPVVSYYKTVEEWTNDPQGLNTDISWTIAMPEFEGVIEPIFIGGIKREGGVESREPMKERVEKLSERVLKWIKLQLKPVKKRKVAFMLNNNPCASVEATVGGGANLDTLESVARIINQMRKIGYNVDPPADGKELIETIMDRKAISEFRWTTIDEIVSKGGVIKFMDVDEYCRWFDTFEPMVKKRITEAWGNPPGEEMNGVPAAMVYEGKIAITGVKYGNAYVCVQPKRGCAGSRCDGRVCKILHDPDIPPPHQYIATYKYLEEQVDVIVHVGTHGNLEWLPGKGVALSQNCYPDIAIGTIPHLYIYNADNPPEGTIAKRRSYATLVDHMQTIMTQGGLYDDLAELDRYMEEYEKAKVADPTRAHMLQHMIIDEIKRTNLDKQIPLEDPHNSFKEIAEKVHGLLSEIRNTQIQDGQHIFGDIPEGERRVEFINSIMRFDSGNEISLRKVVARLMKLELSELLSDQSRICQQYGKSYGALLEDIDRASKAFLAHLIEGIEVNANLAGDILKEKFICEEPLKDLNALLPRVTDLSERIEASKEIDALLSGFNGKYIPAGPSGLITRGRDDILPTGRNFYSLDPHRVPTKAAYEVGKRLADKVIEKHLNEEGRYPENIAVYWMCNDIMWADGEGMGQMLYLLGVRPKWLSNGRVGGIEVIPLEELGRPRIDLTIRVSGITRDNFPNCVELLDEAVQTVAALNEPEDKNFVRKHTLSQLEGDKGEEAWRNATLRIFASKPGTYSPGVNLAVYASAWKEEKDLADIFVYWNGYAYGKGTFGKEAFKELQSSLKTVDVTYNKVVSDEYDLFGCCCYFGTHGGMTAAARVASGKEVKTYYGDTREPEHVEVRTLADEVRRVVRTKLLNPKWIEGQKRHGYKGAGDISKRVGRVYGWEATTQEVDDWIFDDITRTFILNEENRQFFKENNPWAMEEITRRLLEAHQRDLWKADPEVLEGLKQTYLEVEGWLEENMGDVKGEFQGGAIDILTAEEVADWGG
- a CDS encoding stalk domain-containing protein, which produces MKRKICFLMIFVLLMTLFPAFGLADTAKSQETQVYLNGIKINTGDVSPFIENGRTMVPVRLFSENLGADVKWDDAAQTVTIQGQDVSVKLTIGKNEAVVNGKNKILDVAPVVLSGRTIVPLRFIVEAFGADVKWDDAAFKAVVTWNVKIKDSTGNNVTVPAGLNRIVVLNTDAAEALRILQIPDDFIVGVSDTVQTDPYIGLNNKQNIGKWQTPTIEKIMSVKPQAVITYGR
- a CDS encoding ABC transporter substrate-binding protein; translation: MEDNLKPAGIKVIRLDLYKPETYDNDLKTLAKIFGRVKTADEFIQWKAEKIALVADRVKDLKPENKVKVFGIWNSSLTGTTWKTFAQNTSIHQGLEAAGGINVARDMKDYPQINPEWILDKNPDIIVIGTYDKDVLGYAVKDNTNAAKLRDSAITNAVLSKTNAGKNKKIYIINTKLFGGCKTYLGTFYLAKWMYPDRFKDVNPDQVLKEYFEKWLGIPFKGVWAYPAP